The genomic window TATCGTCCGGGCATATACGCCAATCCGACGAAAGGAGCGTTTGGTGCAGCTTATTGTGAAGCGGTAAAAAACGATGAACGCATCGCTCAACAAACGATCATATGGAGCTCATACCCGCGTCCGGGGGCGACGCCAGCGGCCAAAGCACCGACGTACCGCCCGAACGTGCCGAATTGCCGCGCGAGCGTTTGGATGTGGCAATATGGACGCGATGCCGACCGTTGCGCGATTGATACGAACGTGGCAAACCGAAAAATAAGCGACTATTTATATTAAAAATATTTTTCGTCCGCGATAAGAAGTATGATAAAATAACGGTAAATGATGTCGTAATGGGGGCTGTTTATATGGAAAATAAAAATGGAATTTTATTAGAAAGTGGAACAAATGAACTGGAAATTGTGGAATTTTTAATTGGTGAGAACCGATTTGCGATTAACGTCATTAAAGTAAAAGAAATTATTCATCCGATCGCACCGACAAAAGTGCCGCATGCCCATCCATACATTGAGGGCATTATTGAATTGCGCGGTGAAGTGCTTCCGCTTATTGATTTAGCGAAAGCGCTCGGCTTCGGAACGTCAAACAATCCAGCGCAAGATAAATATATTGTCGCGGAGTTTAATCAACAAAAAGTGGTGTTTCACGTCCATAACGTCACACAAATTCATCGCATATCGTGGAAACAAATCGAAAAACCGTCGCAAATGTATCAAGGATTGGAAAGTCAAATTATCGGCGTTGTGAAATTAAACGGACATATGATTTTGTTGCTTGACTTTGAAAAAATTGTCGTCGATATTAACCCACAATCGGGCATTCATGTTGAACGTGTACAAAAGCTTGGCAAACGTGAGCGGTCGAATAAAAAGCTAATCGTTGCAGAAGATTCACCGTTGTTACGTAAGCTTCTTCACGACACGCTCGCGGAAGCAGGGTATGTATATGTCGAGTTTTTTGAAAACGGCGAAGATGCTTTAAACTATTTACAATCGATCGTTCAAAAAGGAAAGCCGGTGGAAAGCGAAGTGCAATTAGTCATTACCGACATTGAAATGCCACAAATGGACGGCCATCATTTAACGAAGCGTATTCGTGAAGATGGGAAATTGAAGCATTTACCAGTCATCATTTTCTCCTCGCTCATTACCGACGATCTTCGTCATAAAGGGGAGCGCGTTGGAGCGACAGCACAAGTAAGCAAACCGGAAATTGCCGAACTTGTGCAAATGATTGATCAATATATTTTGTAGTAGGGGATGGCTATGGACCGTTATGAAAAATATCGCCAACATTTTTTAAAAAACATTCGCAAACGGCTAGAAGAATGGGAAACGGTAGATGAAATTTCCCATCAAGATGTATACGGCCTGCTTCATTCCATCGCTGGCACGGCCGCGATGATCGGAATGACGGATATCGGAAATTATGCGCGCCAGTTAATGGAACAATGGCGGGAAGATGAACATAAAAAATGGAAAGCGACGGATGTGAAAGAGCGGCTAACCCCGCTTTTTCAACTTTGTTATGAACAACAAATTGGAGACGTCACACAAGGGGAAAAAGGAACGAAAAAAG from Anoxybacillus gonensis includes these protein-coding regions:
- a CDS encoding chemotaxis protein, with the translated sequence MENKNGILLESGTNELEIVEFLIGENRFAINVIKVKEIIHPIAPTKVPHAHPYIEGIIELRGEVLPLIDLAKALGFGTSNNPAQDKYIVAEFNQQKVVFHVHNVTQIHRISWKQIEKPSQMYQGLESQIIGVVKLNGHMILLLDFEKIVVDINPQSGIHVERVQKLGKRERSNKKLIVAEDSPLLRKLLHDTLAEAGYVYVEFFENGEDALNYLQSIVQKGKPVESEVQLVITDIEMPQMDGHHLTKRIREDGKLKHLPVIIFSSLITDDLRHKGERVGATAQVSKPEIAELVQMIDQYIL